The Larimichthys crocea isolate SSNF chromosome X, L_crocea_2.0, whole genome shotgun sequence genome segment GGGAGATGCAAAGTGCAGAAAAaatttatgaaaatatgttcCTCAACACTCTGGAGCCAAACATAACTGGACCTGCGTTCTCAGGtaataaacacatgcaaacctacacacaggcacacacagacagaatagacaatattttcaaaaacatCTTGGAAAACGTGATGTGTGAGGAACAATAATGAAGGGGAGTCAAACAGCAAGTGTGTGAACCTTTTGGTCAGTGTCTATTGATAGTTTTAACTAAAGAACAGAAgaaactgtgtgagtgtgtgaagaaATTAGAAACCAACAAAAGTCGCCATgttgtgtaaaatatttaattgaaaatgttgaatttgatgccagctacacatttcaaacaagtttggacagggtcatgtttatcacctcttcttttaacagtcaaagacaaagaatCTGGGAACTGATGAGACTTTGCTGTAATCTTAAACAGGGGATGTTTTACCATTCTTGCTTGATGTAAGATTTTAGCTGCTCAACAGTTCAAGGTctcctttgtcatattttatattttataatgcCGCAAACATTAGGTGACAAGTCGAGAATGCAGGCAGGCCAGTTTAGCACCCGGGCGCTTTTACTACGGAGCCAATTTGTTGTAACAGGTGCAGAATGTGGTTTACTGAAATAAGCAAGCTTGCCTCTAAAAAAAGATCCTTCCTCCAAAACCTGTATATATTGCTAATGTATGCTAATGGTGCCTTCACAAATGTGCAGGTTACCATCATGCCATGATGATCTGTTTTTGGTGTTCTGAATATCTCGGCCATCCAGTGTCCTCTGCGTACAGAGATTTCTTCTAAATCTTACTAAATACTGTTGACAATGAAATTCCGAGATTCTGTGTCATTTTAAgctgagaaaatgtatttttaactttatttcgCACAGACTCAGCCTCTCAGCCTGGGATGCTCTTTTTATACCCGGTCATGTTTCTAATGTGTTGCCAGTTAACCTGATTAATTGTGAGATATTCCACCggcatttcacaacttttctattgttttattgctggcatcaaattcaaaataggTATttaattttccaaaaacaataacatttctcagtttcaacatttgacaaGTTGTCGTTGTGccattttcaattaaatgtgGGGGTTTTAATCTTTTGAACATcaccacattttgtttttattgacattttacacagtgtggTAACTTTTTTGGCAACATACAAGGCTATGCAAATATGTTCTTGAATATAAACGTAAGCCATATCAGCTAAAAAACACATGTTCTATGCTTTTATGTGGTTTCAATTGGTGACTTTTACTCCTCTGAATATGTATAAATTGCAAACCTTCACACTGTCCAAGAACCTAAAATTCACAGATCACTCTATTGTCTGTAACGTGTtatataatgatgataatgagaCAATACAAAGACTggcttgatttgatttgatttgatttgatttgatttgatttgagagtGAAATATAAACAATCATGTGATAAACATTATATCTTACTTTCAGATGttgaggaggtgaagaagagtTCCTGCAGAGTTGCTGCAGTGGTTTTAGGTTTGCTGAGTCTTCTCCTCTTGGCTGGagtcataactctgtttttccTATGTGAGTACTTTCTTAGCATGCTGGGGGAAAAGCCAGATAATACTGATTGAGAATATatcttattttctttactttcttttatGTGTCAACACAGTTACCAAGAACAACTCTGAGTTGAAAATGGAGATGGTCCTGTTACACAACAATCGGACAggagaaaaagaacaatatCAGTCCAGTTACAACAATCTGACAGAAGAAAAGGAACAATTACAGGCCAATTACAACagactgagaagagaaaaagaacaatttCAGTCCAGTTACGACGATCTGACAGAAGAAAAGGAACGCTTACAGGCCAATTACAACagactgagaagagaaaaagaacaattaCAGTCCCATTACGACGATctgacaaaaaaggaaaaacaactgcagacagagagagagcaactgcaaaaaaaacttGAAGCCCTGaccaaagagaaaaatgatCTTCAGAAAAATACTGGTAAGGAAGGTAACTAAAGAATGCAATTTCTGAAGAGATTGTGGTGATGGTGAGATGGCTGCTAAAATCTGATGCTGAACTGTATTGTTCCATGTATGGCTGGGAGCTGAACAGCATTTCTGGTTTAACTTTGAGGAGTTgaattgttgtgtttatgtgtatgcatATCAGTGCGTCAAATGTGTAAAGCTTCAGCTGTCTGAGactaatcaaacaaacaaacccaaaaatgAGGAAGCAATATGTAATAATTGCTGTTGCCAGGGAATTGATCAGATTATCTTTTATGTTCAACTCTAGATTGTCAACAAATGTCAAGATAACATTAAAGAAGACCTCCATGTCCAACACCAGATGCCATTTTTGAACAAAGATGAAACAAGTGGTGACCCTTTCCCAAGCACACCCATCCAACTGCTTCCATGTGACCTGATTCCCATACTTAGGTCACATGACAACACTCTAATGGTTAATAACTAAATCCTCATTACTTCATGTAATTCAGACTGATAACAGCACTTGTGTGTAATTTTAGACAAGTAATAAAGTTTTCAGAATCTccaatttaaacttttaaacatcatttcatcattctaAAAGCTTTAATTTGAGACCTCCAGGATTCAGAGCTAGGAACGAGCTTGTCCAGTTAGTTTTTAAAGTTAACATGAGCGTAAATTGCATAGTTTGTAAAAGTTGAATTAAAGAACGACAGGTACAATGTAATCAGAGGAGACTTTTGAGAAGTGTGTTATAATCATAACTGATTAATTGCTCAGCCTCTTTCAAGATTTAAAAGGTACAATTTGTAAGATTGTGCAAAATACggacatctagtggttaaaaatgGGCACCAGagctcaaattcaaaacactggagCATTACTACAGTACATTTACAGTAGTTACATTCAGCATAGATAAATTCCTAAAATTGTGTGATtacaaatttcaaaataacaaatatattgAATGCAGTAATTTGTGAAGAACCTTTTATTTCAGtagagcatgtttccttaatctctgatgacaccgcattttaattttatgatttcatacagtaaatattttttgAATGCCATGCTTATATTTGTATATCAACAAAtggctgctttaaaaaaaaggaaggacatCAACATCAAGCAACAGGAATATGTTTGTCTGATTTAATAGACAATCTAAGTAGAGATTGAACAGAAAACGTGAAAAGACATGCTCCACTTACTTAAATGTCCAGCAGGTGGGACTCAAGTATTTCTTAACAGTGTCTTAGTGTCTCATTATAGACTAAGGTGTAACGCAGTGTTCACTGATGTAACTGTTTGCACTCAAATCCTCTCAGAGGATTCATATAGTTTGTTCTTACTGTATTGTGTAAGATTTTGCAATATTTAGCATGTATATATAATCTTGGAATAAAACAGCCTCATGCTTTGATTGTATATGTCACACAATGTTTATTGTATATGTCATCAGGCTTAAAGTGGGCGAGAATACCAATCCAAATTCACAGAAGGTCTCCTCAGTCACTGTAATCAACCAAAAGCTCATGAACTTCATCATACTGTGGTAGTTTTAGCTTCAGGTTTCAGTTCACAACACcaaatacacagaaatgtgGACTGCTGACATAACGAGAGCTATACTAATGTGgccagcatgctaacatgcta includes the following:
- the LOC113746576 gene encoding golgin subfamily A member 6-like protein 7; translation: MDELAIYVNVERPAGHSSTREREMQSAEKIYENMFLNTLEPNITGPAFSDVEEVKKSSCRVAAVVLGLLSLLLLAGVITLFFLFTKNNSELKMEMVLLHNNRTGEKEQYQSSYNNLTEEKEQLQANYNRLRREKEQFQSSYDDLTEEKERLQANYNRLRREKEQLQSHYDDLTKKEKQLQTEREQLQKKLEALTKEKNDLQKNTDCQQMSR